A part of Magnetospirillum sp. ME-1 genomic DNA contains:
- the mamV gene encoding CDF transporter MamV, producing MLGRPMKPSKCQECRDRAAWLDMFTALALAVFKTALGVLSGSMALQAHSLHSFGDFLTKGINLASVKLSSRPANSAFPYGYGKVQFLSANFIGISLMAGAAAMLWYNVTHLGSGHVQVPEVWAVFGALISAGTAELVHRYLRCVAEHTNSPAIMAAAADNRGDAYSSLAVLAGIVLSILGWVAADHLAAILVSLLVLRIGAVIAWDSIHGLMDGSVPSHRIDGIRQLLAAHHPGVSVVDLRGRRMGETWEVDLQLSISSQVTVEECHALTRELESRIAREEPHACHIRIRFIPQSGDAAKTAVIETAAAVDEFAYLVEASAALRPLGHSRNGG from the coding sequence ATGCTGGGAAGGCCGATGAAACCAAGCAAATGCCAGGAATGTCGTGACCGAGCGGCTTGGCTGGACATGTTCACCGCCCTGGCTCTCGCCGTGTTCAAGACCGCTTTGGGGGTGCTGAGCGGCAGCATGGCGCTTCAGGCCCATTCCCTGCATTCCTTCGGCGATTTTCTGACCAAGGGCATCAATCTGGCCAGCGTCAAGCTGTCCAGCCGACCGGCCAATTCCGCCTTTCCCTACGGCTACGGCAAGGTTCAATTCCTGTCGGCCAATTTCATCGGCATCAGCTTGATGGCCGGGGCCGCCGCCATGCTGTGGTACAACGTCACCCATCTCGGCTCCGGCCATGTGCAGGTCCCCGAGGTCTGGGCCGTGTTCGGCGCCCTGATCTCCGCCGGAACCGCCGAACTGGTGCATCGCTATCTGCGCTGCGTGGCCGAACACACCAACAGTCCCGCCATAATGGCCGCCGCCGCCGACAATCGGGGCGACGCCTATTCGTCTCTGGCGGTACTGGCGGGCATCGTTTTGTCCATCCTGGGATGGGTGGCGGCGGATCATCTGGCCGCCATCTTGGTGTCGCTGCTGGTTTTGCGCATCGGCGCGGTGATCGCCTGGGACAGCATCCACGGCTTGATGGACGGCAGCGTTCCCTCCCATCGCATCGACGGCATCCGGCAATTGCTGGCCGCCCACCATCCCGGCGTCAGCGTCGTGGACCTGCGCGGTCGCCGCATGGGGGAAACCTGGGAAGTGGATCTGCAGCTTTCCATTTCAAGCCAGGTCACGGTCGAGGAGTGCCATGCCCTGACCCGGGAACTGGAAAGCAGGATCGCCCGGGAAGAGCCGCACGCCTGTCACATCCGCATCCGGTTTATTCCCCAATCTGGGGATGCGGCAAAGACCGCCGTCATCGAGACGGCGGCGGCGGTGGATGAATTCGCCTATCTGGTCGAGGCGTCCGCGGCCCTCCGGCCGCTTGGCCACAGCCGCAATGGCGGCTGA
- the mamU gene encoding lipid kinase MamU — protein MRIAAIINERAGTVACLSPPVVAARLSAIWTSLGHQAHVTLAEGKDMGRAIRKACRDPAVHAVIIGGGDGSLSRSLKHVVGSGKSLGVLPLGTMNYVARQFGVPFDLDRAAVALADAVPTPTDLGRVNDRFFLIRACLGAFPEFIRSRDEARRKGGSFLDGALAGLTGLARGHRLIEAELIGPDVQARIATSFFMVSNNMCRDSDPFQLERERMDGATLGVYIGQGAGPFSLMDLGLQVAMGRWASNEALIRGSLPWLEIRTRQRKPLVSIDGEVEKMEAPFRFDILPGVLPMLVPK, from the coding sequence ATGCGCATCGCGGCGATCATCAATGAACGTGCGGGAACCGTCGCCTGCCTGTCGCCCCCGGTCGTCGCCGCCCGGCTGTCGGCCATCTGGACCTCGCTGGGCCATCAGGCCCATGTCACCCTGGCCGAGGGAAAGGACATGGGGCGCGCAATTCGCAAGGCGTGCCGTGATCCCGCCGTCCATGCGGTCATCATCGGCGGCGGCGACGGGTCCTTGTCCCGATCGCTTAAGCATGTGGTGGGAAGCGGCAAGTCCCTGGGTGTCCTGCCGCTGGGAACCATGAATTATGTCGCCCGCCAGTTCGGAGTGCCGTTCGACCTTGACCGGGCGGCGGTGGCCTTGGCCGATGCGGTTCCCACCCCCACCGATTTGGGGCGGGTCAATGACCGTTTCTTCCTGATTCGTGCCTGTCTCGGCGCATTTCCTGAATTCATCCGTTCTCGCGACGAGGCCCGCCGCAAAGGAGGGAGCTTTCTGGACGGAGCCCTGGCCGGGCTGACCGGCCTGGCCCGGGGGCATCGCTTGATCGAAGCGGAGTTGATCGGACCCGACGTCCAAGCCCGGATCGCCACTTCCTTTTTTATGGTGTCCAACAATATGTGCCGGGATTCCGATCCGTTCCAGCTGGAGCGCGAGCGCATGGATGGCGCTACCCTGGGGGTTTATATCGGGCAGGGGGCGGGGCCCTTCAGCCTCATGGATCTGGGCCTGCAGGTGGCCATGGGGCGCTGGGCCAGCAACGAGGCCCTCATCCGAGGCTCCTTGCCCTGGCTGGAAATCCGGACCCGGCAGCGCAAGCCGCTGGTCTCCATCGACGGCGAGGTGGAAAAGATGGAAGCCCCCTTCCGCTTCGACATCCTGCCCGGCGTCCTACCCATGCTGGTGCCCAAATAA
- the mamT gene encoding magnetosome protein MamT has translation MIALLAAIGLGLYWDQLSTPSGITPATSPRRAEGLLLGRLPLPMEPSLLSPLERLLEPPLRYKLMTIRHIPPVKPGTGMPHPYVGDCIQCHLMVGGPAAGSQFKTPYGAVLENLSRVRKLGPPILPTSRQPHPPAGRCIKCHDIVVKVPVDKKGGMRWQL, from the coding sequence ATGATCGCCTTGTTGGCGGCGATCGGGCTGGGACTCTATTGGGACCAGCTGTCCACGCCGTCCGGCATAACGCCCGCCACCTCGCCCCGACGGGCGGAGGGGCTGCTGCTGGGGCGTCTACCGCTGCCCATGGAGCCATCGCTGCTGTCGCCGTTGGAGCGGCTGCTGGAACCGCCGCTCCGCTACAAGCTGATGACCATCCGCCATATCCCGCCGGTGAAGCCAGGAACCGGAATGCCGCATCCCTATGTAGGCGATTGCATCCAGTGCCACCTGATGGTGGGCGGCCCGGCCGCCGGCTCCCAGTTCAAGACGCCCTATGGCGCCGTTTTGGAAAATCTCTCGCGGGTCCGCAAGCTGGGACCGCCCATTCTGCCGACCTCCCGCCAGCCGCATCCGCCGGCCGGACGATGCATCAAATGCCACGACATCGTGGTCAAGGTGCCGGTGGACAAGAAAGGCGGCATGAGATGGCAATTATGA
- the mamS gene encoding magnetosome protein MamS: MLSRIRQMAEGAVSPQLVLGLGVVLILGLVVSAMLPDRFTGGGKTGGGVTAQSQALSLPAALPGLSPFTPATPLQFSGRVTQVASIGNDVGWGQVHIWIDNGTGALQEISVAPQAYLTQIGCPSFDGARVSGVGFIFDPGRPNAELYVKSIQVGGRTCKLRDDEGLALWMVVQ; the protein is encoded by the coding sequence ATGTTGAGCCGTATTCGGCAGATGGCCGAAGGCGCCGTCTCGCCCCAGCTGGTGCTCGGCCTCGGGGTCGTCCTGATCCTGGGGCTGGTTGTGAGCGCCATGCTTCCCGACCGCTTCACAGGCGGCGGCAAAACCGGCGGCGGCGTCACGGCCCAAAGCCAGGCATTGTCGCTTCCCGCCGCCCTGCCGGGTCTGTCGCCCTTTACCCCGGCGACGCCTTTGCAGTTCAGCGGCCGTGTCACCCAGGTGGCCAGCATCGGCAACGATGTCGGCTGGGGGCAGGTCCATATCTGGATCGACAACGGCACCGGCGCCCTGCAGGAGATTTCGGTGGCGCCGCAGGCATATCTTACCCAGATCGGCTGCCCGTCCTTCGACGGAGCGCGGGTCAGCGGCGTCGGATTCATTTTCGATCCGGGGCGGCCCAATGCCGAGCTTTACGTCAAGTCGATCCAGGTCGGCGGGCGGACCTGCAAGTTGCGCGATGACGAGGGACTGGCACTGTGGATGGTGGTGCAGTGA
- the mamB gene encoding magnetosome biogenesis CDF transporter MamB produces MKFENCRDCREEVVWWAFTADICMTLFKGVLGLMSGSVALVADSLHSGADVVASGVTQLSLKISNKPADERYPFGYGNIQYISSSIVGSLLLIGASFLMYGSVMKLISGTYEAPSIFAAVGASVTVIVNELMYRYQICVGNENNSPAIIANAWDNRSDAISSAAVMVGVIASVIGFPIADTIAAIGVSALVGRIGLELIGTSIHGLMDSSVDTELLQTAWQVAMDTPMVHSIYFLRGRHVGEDVQFDIRLRVDPNLRIKDSSMVAEAVRRRIQEEIPHARDIRLFVSPAPAAAARA; encoded by the coding sequence ATGAAGTTCGAAAATTGCAGGGATTGCCGCGAGGAAGTGGTGTGGTGGGCCTTTACCGCCGACATCTGCATGACCCTGTTCAAGGGGGTCCTCGGGCTGATGAGCGGCAGCGTGGCGCTGGTGGCGGATTCGTTGCATTCGGGGGCGGACGTGGTGGCCAGCGGGGTGACCCAGCTCAGCTTGAAGATTTCGAACAAGCCAGCGGATGAGCGCTATCCGTTCGGCTACGGCAACATCCAATACATCTCGTCGTCCATCGTGGGCTCCTTGCTGCTGATCGGGGCCAGCTTCTTGATGTACGGCTCGGTGATGAAGCTGATCTCGGGGACCTACGAGGCGCCGAGCATCTTCGCGGCGGTTGGGGCGTCGGTGACGGTGATCGTCAACGAGCTGATGTATCGCTACCAGATCTGCGTGGGCAACGAAAACAACAGCCCGGCCATCATCGCCAATGCCTGGGACAACCGGTCCGACGCCATCTCGTCGGCGGCGGTGATGGTCGGCGTGATCGCCTCGGTGATCGGCTTTCCCATCGCCGACACCATCGCGGCCATCGGCGTCTCGGCCCTGGTGGGACGCATCGGCCTGGAACTGATCGGAACCTCGATCCACGGCCTGATGGACAGCTCGGTGGATACGGAATTGCTGCAGACCGCCTGGCAGGTGGCCATGGACACGCCCATGGTCCACAGCATCTATTTCCTGCGCGGTCGCCATGTGGGCGAGGACGTGCAGTTCGACATCCGCCTGCGGGTCGATCCCAATCTGCGCATCAAGGACAGTTCCATGGTGGCCGAGGCGGTACGCCGGCGCATCCAGGAGGAAATCCCCCACGCCCGCGACATCCGCCTGTTCGTCAGCCCGGCACCCGCCGCCGCGGCACGGGCCTGA
- the mamR gene encoding magnetosome protein MamR: MIWTAVIKGSALVTFVQGAMVLVDKIFGEEILPHRIYSSAEASQLLGMDRLEVLGLIRSGTIKAKKVGDNYRILGSNLVDYMNR, translated from the coding sequence ATGATCTGGACGGCGGTGATCAAGGGGAGCGCGCTGGTGACCTTCGTGCAGGGCGCCATGGTGCTGGTGGACAAGATCTTCGGCGAGGAGATCTTGCCGCACCGGATCTACAGCAGCGCGGAAGCCTCGCAATTGCTGGGGATGGACCGTCTCGAGGTGCTGGGCCTGATTCGTTCGGGGACGATCAAGGCGAAGAAGGTGGGCGATAATTATCGTATCCTGGGCTCCAATCTTGTGGATTACATGAACCGATGA
- the mamQ gene encoding magnetosome protein MamQ codes for MALGDANVGSAPGVDFSALQRVKQSEELLAQLYVVEETPRRLGRGPVHALMVISVLSVVAFIATLLMRYNTFVTMSEDTQAKRSNYEVMIQRRDNLFGNLVKLTLNHAALEHSIFSHTSDKRTEGVEAGKGGPIGSALEQLMKQGGIGKLLGDIGGGKALLGADGGFGNALGRLMAVVEQYPTIQSVDTYKHMMTSLVEMEDRIATRREDYNAAASTYNIEITKWPWNYLAFITGFKRAEYFQEKPAGDTPIITPQLFQELLPLNHAQDIKK; via the coding sequence ATGGCATTAGGCGACGCGAATGTTGGTTCGGCCCCTGGGGTCGACTTCAGTGCGCTGCAACGGGTGAAGCAGTCGGAGGAGCTGCTTGCCCAGTTGTACGTGGTGGAGGAGACGCCGCGTCGTTTGGGGCGTGGGCCGGTGCACGCTCTTATGGTCATATCGGTTTTGTCGGTTGTTGCGTTCATCGCGACGTTGCTGATGCGCTACAACACCTTCGTGACCATGTCGGAAGACACGCAGGCGAAGCGGTCCAATTACGAGGTGATGATCCAGCGCCGGGACAATCTGTTCGGCAATCTTGTGAAGCTGACGCTGAACCATGCTGCATTGGAGCACTCGATCTTCTCGCATACCTCGGACAAGCGGACCGAGGGCGTTGAGGCTGGCAAGGGCGGCCCTATCGGCTCGGCGCTGGAACAGCTGATGAAGCAGGGCGGGATCGGCAAGCTTCTGGGTGATATTGGGGGCGGCAAGGCGCTGCTGGGGGCCGACGGAGGCTTCGGCAATGCGCTGGGCCGTTTGATGGCGGTGGTGGAGCAGTATCCGACCATCCAGTCGGTGGACACCTACAAGCATATGATGACGTCGCTGGTGGAGATGGAAGACCGCATCGCGACGCGTCGGGAGGATTACAACGCCGCCGCCTCGACCTACAACATCGAGATCACCAAGTGGCCGTGGAACTATCTGGCGTTCATCACCGGGTTCAAGCGGGCGGAGTATTTCCAGGAAAAGCCGGCGGGCGACACGCCGATCATCACGCCGCAGCTGTTCCAGGAACTGTTGCCTCTCAACCATGCGCAGGACATCAAGAAATGA
- the mamA gene encoding magnetosome protein MamA — translation MSSKPSDILDEVTLYAHYGLSVAKKLGMNMVDAFRAAFSVNDDIRQVYYRDKGISHAKAGRYSQAVMLLEQVYDADAFDVDVALHLGIAYVKTGAVDRGTELLERSLADAPDNVKVATVLGLTYVQVQKYDLAVPLLIKVAEANPINFNVRFRLGVALDNLGRFDEAIDSFKIALGLRPNEGKVHRAIAFSYEQMGRHEEALPHFKKANELDEGASV, via the coding sequence ATGTCTAGCAAGCCGTCGGATATTCTTGACGAGGTCACTCTTTACGCTCACTACGGCCTTTCGGTGGCGAAGAAGCTCGGAATGAACATGGTCGATGCGTTCCGTGCGGCCTTTTCCGTCAACGACGACATCCGCCAGGTGTATTACCGCGACAAGGGCATCTCCCACGCCAAGGCCGGGCGCTATTCCCAGGCCGTCATGCTGCTGGAGCAGGTCTACGACGCCGATGCCTTCGATGTGGATGTGGCTCTGCACCTGGGAATCGCCTATGTGAAGACCGGCGCCGTCGATCGCGGCACCGAACTACTCGAACGTTCCTTGGCCGATGCGCCCGACAACGTGAAGGTGGCGACCGTTCTCGGCCTGACCTATGTGCAGGTGCAAAAGTACGATCTGGCCGTTCCGCTGCTGATCAAGGTGGCCGAGGCCAATCCCATCAATTTCAACGTCCGGTTCCGTCTGGGCGTGGCGCTGGACAACCTCGGCCGTTTCGACGAAGCCATCGACAGCTTCAAGATCGCGCTGGGCCTGCGTCCCAATGAAGGCAAGGTGCATCGCGCCATCGCCTTCAGCTATGAGCAGATGGGCCGGCACGAGGAAGCCTTGCCGCATTTCAAGAAGGCCAATGAACTTGACGAAGGGGCCTCGGTCTGA
- the mamP gene encoding magnetosome magnetite formation protein MamP, protein MNSKVALLVVGLAVVLALVIGRQGPVAPQATNTQSQAVAAGPVAAPVAFPQPLYPQAANVAMPVEPDPAAGGGTAPATESPLPNFVPRKLKVFEGHWQGMDGRLMTEELARKLNYPRGLQGVLLGEVTLNAAFSGLLAGDLIVRIDDTPVTDMESFKAASRTVANRSDARISVLRKDNRPGAPVVRKLTVVLREAEGGLGFAQLEGAPMILAGDPRPHGYRGACTDCHPIGQGFELTPDPDLISLPPPTITRDMVARSVNPHEVRGPCEACHVIK, encoded by the coding sequence ATGAATAGCAAGGTGGCGCTTCTGGTCGTGGGACTGGCCGTTGTTCTGGCGCTCGTCATCGGGCGGCAGGGGCCGGTCGCGCCCCAGGCCACGAATACGCAGTCCCAGGCGGTGGCAGCAGGGCCGGTCGCGGCGCCTGTGGCCTTTCCCCAGCCCCTGTATCCCCAGGCGGCCAATGTTGCCATGCCGGTGGAGCCCGATCCTGCGGCGGGCGGCGGGACCGCGCCGGCGACGGAATCGCCGCTGCCCAACTTCGTTCCGCGCAAGCTGAAGGTGTTCGAAGGGCATTGGCAGGGCATGGACGGTCGCCTGATGACCGAGGAACTGGCCCGCAAGCTGAACTATCCGCGCGGCCTGCAGGGGGTTTTGCTGGGCGAAGTCACGCTGAACGCGGCGTTTTCCGGGCTTTTGGCCGGCGATCTCATCGTCAGGATCGACGATACCCCGGTCACCGACATGGAGAGTTTCAAGGCCGCCAGCCGGACCGTGGCCAACCGCTCCGATGCGCGGATCAGCGTACTGCGTAAGGACAACCGGCCGGGGGCTCCGGTGGTGCGCAAGCTGACGGTGGTCCTGCGCGAGGCCGAGGGCGGCCTGGGCTTCGCCCAGTTGGAAGGCGCGCCCATGATCCTGGCGGGCGATCCGCGCCCCCACGGCTATCGCGGCGCCTGCACCGATTGCCACCCCATCGGCCAGGGGTTCGAGTTGACCCCCGACCCAGATTTGATAAGCCTGCCCCCGCCGACGATCACGCGTGATATGGTCGCCCGGAGCGTCAATCCTCACGAAGTGCGCGGGCCGTGCGAAGCCTGCCACGTCATAAAGTGA
- the mamO gene encoding magnetosome protein MamO, whose product MIEVGETMGELPTNKIVFCERSWKTPVSILAFLIFVTFAWGIYLLDHYDEDDNFHGADDLSVGQFLVRNIAMPHVQRLYHTVPPAVVGVGGGGVNAGPVASGAIVGTNGYVITTLHSVSKLPEISVQVATTGGIRRFPAQVVKTIPGHDLALLKMQTTEKFLHFRMADVQTVVPGQQVFAFGRNMAGAPLVRQGLVQSADAPLAVGATQITHLLRSDAVYSWEQTGGPLVNAQGDLVGINIAATGPAGKVEGFTVPAQVIVSHLQDVVRFKKGSATAPGQPQTQTVAAGSTNWWSKARAVVGGPTAIPGMGMNVVQGNVVKGNVAPSIPSGMPFIDTDHVGGAKIGGYSVADIVGLVMLALAAGVTGGMMTMGGGVLQVAGMMVFFGYGMYLIRPVVFLTNVVVYGAASLRNDKAQLVQWDKVKPLIPWGIAGVILGYFIGNAIGDSVVGILLGLFALIMAGKAVMEILQPNAGEETAESISAAEAEDEMDELMALADGTSRPKASGLALPEGHARSAVLGLPMGLFSGILGISGGVIEVPLQRYVGRISLQNAIANSSVLVFWASVAGSVVAFLHGSSTGLIHWEAPVTLALVMIPGAYVGGIIGARLMRVLPVRVLKGVYAATMAAIALKMLTSV is encoded by the coding sequence ATGATTGAAGTCGGCGAGACCATGGGCGAATTGCCCACCAACAAGATCGTGTTTTGCGAACGGTCGTGGAAGACGCCTGTCTCGATCCTGGCCTTCTTGATCTTCGTGACCTTCGCCTGGGGGATCTATCTCCTGGACCATTACGACGAGGACGACAATTTCCACGGGGCCGACGATCTGTCGGTGGGTCAGTTCCTGGTGCGCAACATCGCCATGCCGCATGTGCAGCGGCTGTATCACACGGTTCCCCCTGCTGTGGTCGGGGTCGGCGGCGGCGGGGTCAATGCCGGTCCGGTGGCCTCGGGGGCCATCGTGGGGACCAACGGCTATGTGATCACCACCTTGCATTCGGTGTCCAAGCTGCCGGAGATTTCGGTCCAGGTGGCGACGACGGGTGGGATCCGGCGCTTTCCGGCCCAGGTGGTGAAGACCATTCCGGGGCATGATCTGGCGCTGCTGAAGATGCAGACCACCGAGAAGTTCCTGCATTTCCGCATGGCCGACGTCCAGACGGTGGTGCCGGGTCAGCAGGTCTTCGCCTTCGGCCGCAACATGGCGGGGGCGCCGCTGGTGCGCCAGGGCCTGGTGCAATCGGCGGATGCGCCGCTGGCGGTGGGGGCGACCCAGATCACCCATCTGCTGCGTTCGGACGCGGTCTACAGCTGGGAACAGACCGGCGGCCCGCTGGTCAACGCCCAGGGTGATCTGGTGGGCATCAACATCGCCGCTACCGGCCCCGCCGGCAAGGTGGAAGGCTTCACGGTGCCGGCCCAGGTGATCGTGTCCCATCTTCAGGACGTGGTTCGCTTCAAGAAGGGCTCCGCCACGGCACCCGGCCAACCTCAGACCCAGACCGTCGCTGCCGGTTCCACCAATTGGTGGTCCAAGGCCCGGGCGGTGGTCGGGGGACCGACTGCCATTCCGGGGATGGGCATGAACGTCGTGCAAGGCAATGTGGTCAAGGGCAATGTCGCGCCGTCCATTCCCTCGGGCATGCCCTTCATCGACACAGACCATGTCGGGGGTGCAAAGATCGGCGGATACTCCGTCGCCGATATCGTCGGCCTGGTCATGCTCGCCTTGGCGGCGGGTGTCACCGGCGGCATGATGACCATGGGCGGCGGCGTGCTCCAGGTCGCCGGCATGATGGTCTTCTTCGGCTATGGCATGTATCTGATCCGCCCGGTGGTCTTTCTGACCAATGTGGTGGTGTACGGTGCTGCCTCATTGCGCAACGACAAGGCTCAACTGGTCCAGTGGGACAAGGTCAAGCCGCTGATTCCCTGGGGCATCGCCGGCGTGATCCTGGGCTATTTCATCGGCAACGCCATCGGCGATTCTGTGGTGGGTATTCTACTGGGCCTGTTCGCTCTGATCATGGCGGGCAAGGCGGTCATGGAAATTCTTCAGCCCAATGCCGGCGAGGAAACGGCCGAGTCCATTTCCGCCGCAGAGGCTGAAGACGAGATGGACGAATTGATGGCTTTGGCAGACGGCACCTCCAGGCCCAAGGCCAGCGGCCTTGCCTTGCCGGAAGGCCATGCCCGTTCGGCGGTGTTGGGGCTGCCCATGGGTCTGTTCAGCGGTATTCTCGGCATCAGCGGCGGCGTCATCGAGGTTCCGCTGCAGCGCTATGTGGGACGCATCAGCCTGCAAAACGCCATCGCCAACAGTTCGGTCCTGGTGTTCTGGGCCTCGGTGGCCGGTTCGGTGGTGGCCTTCCTCCACGGATCCAGCACGGGTCTGATTCATTGGGAAGCGCCGGTGACCCTGGCCCTGGTGATGATTCCCGGCGCCTATGTGGGCGGCATCATCGGAGCGCGCCTGATGCGGGTCTTGCCGGTGCGGGTGCTCAAGGGCGTGTATGCGGCGACCATGGCCGCTATCGCTCTCAAGATGCTGACCTCGGTGTGA
- the mamN gene encoding magnetosome biogenesis transporter MamN, translating to MIGLLTLAVFVATFAVIYRWAEGSHLAVLAGAAALVVIGTISGSYTPVMALRSVYFETLALIFGMAAISALLARSGVYAYLAAGTAELSQGQGRWILVMMALVTYGISLASNSLVTVAVVVPVTLTVCFRTGIDPVPVIIAEIIAANLGGASTMIGDFPNMILASAGKLHFNDFIAGMMPVCLILLAVMLVFFERRLGDWKGSEIPVDPVWARGEALRHSAIDRRLLSYGLIIFGVTVAGLILAGPLKVRPGWIAFVAGVTALGLGRFKDDEFFSACGGTDILFYGGLFVMVGALTSVGILDWAVNWLEGITAAHDRVRAILLMWMAAAVTIFVGGGTSAAVFAPVAATLRLDGDGQAAWWALALGIMAGSVAALPGATAGSLAMTQYSGFVKRHPELASAAAAGLQFTHREYVRWGMPLMGIFLVLGTVYIAVLVG from the coding sequence ATGATCGGACTTCTCACCCTTGCCGTGTTCGTCGCGACGTTCGCCGTTATCTATCGGTGGGCGGAGGGCAGCCATCTGGCCGTTCTGGCCGGGGCGGCGGCATTGGTGGTGATCGGAACCATCAGCGGCAGCTACACGCCGGTCATGGCGCTGCGCTCCGTCTATTTCGAGACTCTGGCCCTGATCTTCGGCATGGCGGCCATTTCCGCCCTCCTGGCCCGCTCCGGCGTCTATGCCTATCTGGCGGCCGGAACGGCGGAACTGTCCCAGGGCCAAGGGCGCTGGATCTTGGTGATGATGGCGCTGGTGACCTACGGGATTTCGCTGGCTAGCAACTCCTTGGTGACGGTGGCGGTGGTGGTTCCGGTGACCTTGACGGTGTGCTTTCGCACCGGCATCGACCCCGTGCCGGTCATCATCGCCGAGATTATCGCCGCCAATCTGGGCGGGGCCTCGACCATGATCGGCGACTTCCCCAACATGATTCTGGCCTCGGCGGGCAAGCTTCACTTCAACGATTTCATCGCCGGGATGATGCCTGTCTGCCTGATCTTGCTGGCGGTGATGCTGGTATTCTTCGAGCGGCGTTTGGGCGACTGGAAAGGCTCGGAAATTCCGGTGGATCCGGTCTGGGCCCGGGGCGAGGCGCTGCGTCACAGTGCCATCGACCGTCGGCTTTTGAGTTATGGACTGATCATTTTCGGCGTCACCGTCGCCGGTTTGATTCTGGCGGGGCCGCTGAAGGTGCGGCCGGGCTGGATCGCCTTTGTCGCCGGGGTGACGGCGCTGGGTCTGGGCCGCTTCAAGGATGACGAGTTCTTCTCGGCCTGCGGCGGCACCGACATCTTGTTCTACGGCGGCCTGTTCGTGATGGTGGGGGCCTTGACCTCGGTGGGGATTCTCGACTGGGCGGTGAACTGGCTCGAAGGCATTACCGCCGCCCATGACCGCGTCCGCGCCATCCTTTTGATGTGGATGGCAGCCGCCGTCACTATTTTCGTGGGCGGCGGCACCTCGGCGGCGGTCTTCGCCCCGGTGGCGGCGACGCTTCGCCTGGACGGGGACGGTCAGGCGGCTTGGTGGGCGCTGGCGCTGGGCATCATGGCGGGGTCGGTGGCTGCGCTGCCGGGCGCCACGGCGGGATCCCTGGCCATGACTCAATATTCCGGCTTCGTGAAGCGGCATCCGGAACTGGCATCCGCAGCCGCCGCCGGTCTGCAATTCACCCATCGGGAATATGTCCGCTGGGGCATGCCACTGATGGGGATCTTCTTGGTTCTGGGGACCGTCTATATCGCGGTTCTCGTGGGATGA
- the mamM gene encoding magnetosome biogenesis CDF transporter MamM has product MRKSGCTVCSRSIGWVGLAVNTVLMVMKAFVGLIGGSQAMLADAMYSLKDMLNALMVVIGTTISSKPLDAEHPYGHGKVEFILSMVVSVVFIGLTGYLLVHAVQILLDESMHRTPHLIVLWAALVSVGVNVAMYFYSRCVAIETNSPIIKTMAKHHHGDATASGAVALGIIGAHYLNMPWIDPAVALWETIDLLLLGKVVFMDAYRGLMDHTAGEAVQNRIVDTAERVPGVRGVIHLRARYVGQDIWADMIIGVDPEHTVEQAHDICEAVQAAVCGKMRRIESLHVSAEAREAGDTSKPTFSEEPLTYDEVMLSKVDN; this is encoded by the coding sequence ATGAGGAAGAGCGGTTGCACGGTCTGCAGCAGGAGCATCGGTTGGGTCGGCCTGGCTGTAAACACCGTACTGATGGTCATGAAGGCGTTCGTCGGTCTGATCGGCGGATCGCAGGCCATGCTCGCCGATGCCATGTATTCGCTGAAGGACATGCTGAATGCGCTGATGGTGGTCATCGGGACCACCATCTCCAGCAAGCCCCTTGACGCGGAGCATCCCTACGGCCACGGCAAGGTCGAATTCATTCTGTCCATGGTGGTCAGCGTCGTTTTCATCGGACTGACCGGCTATCTGCTGGTCCACGCCGTCCAGATCTTGTTGGATGAAAGCATGCACCGCACCCCGCATCTGATCGTGCTGTGGGCGGCGCTGGTTTCCGTCGGCGTCAATGTGGCCATGTATTTCTACTCCCGCTGCGTCGCCATCGAGACCAACAGTCCCATCATCAAGACCATGGCCAAGCATCACCATGGCGACGCCACCGCTTCGGGGGCCGTGGCGCTGGGCATCATCGGCGCCCATTACCTCAACATGCCGTGGATCGATCCGGCGGTCGCCCTGTGGGAAACCATCGACCTGCTGCTGCTGGGCAAGGTCGTCTTCATGGATGCCTATCGCGGCCTGATGGACCATACCGCGGGCGAGGCGGTGCAGAACCGCATCGTCGATACGGCGGAGCGGGTCCCCGGCGTGCGCGGCGTGATCCATCTGCGCGCCCGCTATGTGGGCCAAGACATCTGGGCCGACATGATCATCGGCGTCGATCCCGAGCATACGGTGGAGCAGGCCCACGACATTTGCGAGGCGGTTCAGGCCGCGGTCTGCGGCAAGATGCGCCGTATCGAATCGCTGCATGTCAGCGCCGAGGCGCGAGAAGCCGGAGATACAAGCAAGCCGACATTCTCGGAAGAACCGCTGACTTACGATGAAGTCATGTTGTCGAAGGTGGATAACTAG